A segment of the Lycium barbarum isolate Lr01 chromosome 7, ASM1917538v2, whole genome shotgun sequence genome:
CTTTCCCTTTCTTTGCTTATTTATTTCATAGgatatattattatatttacTAAGGTTTTGTACGTTTTTTCCTCGAGCCACATCTCAATCTCAGCTGGTATGGTTTATTAAAGATGTCCTTTTTGGTTTCATTATTGTGAACAAACAACAGGTTAAATACTTTGATAGCGTAAAAATCCTTTACACTGTAGGTGCATATAGGTTAAATCCAGTAAACTACTGTTCATTTTATATTTAACGAATATATTCATGTCTTTGGAATCAAAGGAAAAATCCTCAGTTTGAAGGGGAACTTGGACAAAACTTTGTAAACAAACTTTCGTCCATCGTGACTTAAGAATCAAAGTATAATTGGTTATGAAGCAATGGATATGTGCTTCTCTCTCATGTTAAGCATTTGCTTTTAATTAGTCTTTGAGTttaaatacctatttatactttgCTCAATCAAGGTTTCCCCAAATAACCGAAAATGGATACGGAATTGGGATCCAAATTAGCAAGACTTGCAGATGAATTCACCTCTAATGAATTCCTTCAGTTTGGGAAAGATCGAGCTGGCCTTTTTTTCCAGTCTGCAGAAACAAACACTATGTTCATCCTTACTGCTCATTTGAAAGGTTATCTCTATtatgggcccgtttggcttagcttaaaaaaagcagcttataagctgtttcagcttataagccaaaaaaagtaagttgggctaccccaacttattttttttgggcttattttaagcacaaaatggcttataagttggccagTCAAATACTTAAAAAAgcttaaaacagcttataagctgttttcagcaacttataagctaagccaaacgggctctatgtttGATATGAAGGAAGTTATTTTCAGGAAATACTTTCTATGAGAAAGTCAATTACCAGGTGTTTGCTTAAGGGTTCGGCCGAACTCATTAGCTTTTGCTCAAATACTGTATTTTTGTTGcgaaattcattaaatatttacACGTATTAAATTTAGAACTCAGTTATTTGCCCTGCAAGTCATCCTTTTAAACTCCAGAGCCCGTAAAGTTGAAATCCCAGCTCTGCTTCTAGGTTACTGTCATAATTTATAAGGGAGAAAATGACTTCTTCGCTTATGAGCGGAAGTCATTTTCCTTACAAGAATTTGAACTTTTAACTTTATATTACTTGCTCCAACTAACACCGAGACATTATTATTAATCTTTAGTACTCAAATTTTTTATGATAGATCAAACACTGTGAAAAGTTACcattctgaagaaaaaaaaaaaagaggaagaaacactgaaaaatatttttaaggaGAACATGACTGTTGTCATACGGAATACACTCAGATAAACGTCTCTTCATTGATTCCTCCTTACTATTATTATTGAGTATTATTTATGGGAGACATTGGTTATTTTAATTTGTCTATCGGAAACCTCTCTGCCtctcacaaggtaggggtaaggcctgCGTACACCCCACCttcccaaaccccacttgtgggatcacgttgggtatgttgttgttgttgttgttgtattgtttaTTTTAATTCGATTGTGGAAATTATACTTGTGTAGGTTACACGCGAGAAAACATAAAGACCAATATTGATGAGGAGGGGAATAAAATGGTGATAACATGTGAGAAGCCGGTCCAAGAAACTGTAAAGGTGGGGTGGACAGTGATCAAGAAAGATATAGAAATTAGAAAATTTACAAAGGTTTTCAAGATTCCAGTTGGGGTAATCTTGGATAAAATTGAAACTAATTTCAATGAGGAAGCCTCCATTCTGACTATTACAATGCCAAAGAGAGTGGAGGGGATTCTTGGAACAGGAATTCAAGAAGTGAAGGAGCCAGAAAATCTGCCTTTTAGAGTTGATGAAATTCCTAAAAAAGCGACATTTCATGAAGACAAAGGAGCGGAATTTTCATCAGCTGGTTCAGAATCTGCATATCGAAAAGGAGAAGCGAGTCGAGAAACAGAAATGCAGCCAGGTTTTCCATCAAATATCCAAAAATCTCATGCAGAAGTCGAAAAACCTGGTGCTCAAGATGAAGTTCCTCAAAGGGAAACCGAAAAGCCAAAAGCAGAACCAAAAAGCCAAAAAATTGAAGATATGGGGGATGGTAAACTTGAATGTACAAATTTGAAAGATGATAAAATTTGTGAAAAAGCAAATGGGattgaagaagaagaggaggacaAGTTGCCTGAGAGGAGGAGCAAGATATGTGTTCCTGTAATTGCTGGCTCAGCTGTAATTTTATCTCTAGTTGTCTTTGGGATTTATTTCATGAGAAATAAGAAGCAACctggaaaaagaaaagaataggACAAAGAACATTGTATGCACACATGTAACTTTCAAAACCTTCTGTTCTTTtactaatttttattttattgtggAGAAAAAAAAGAGTATGTTGTTCAACTTTTGAGGATTATTTAATGTTTGTAGTCGAGCCTAAAAACCAGTTTTGAGCATCTGAAATGATAAGAAAATGAATTTGGGTATAGCTGAATCCACAAAGTTAGCCTTTTGAGTGAGGTTTGTCCAAAGATTATATGAGAGACTTGTTCCCAATCAATGTAGGGACTAGGGACGATCCCTCATGCTCATGCCTAGACAACTACAGCTTTGATAATATAAATAGTCTTAACATTGGGAACACAAACACAGAAATGAGTCAAGTTGTGTTCCATGATAAGAATTAAGGAATAGATCTTAGGTTAACTCAACGTTTTTAAGGTTAGCTCATGAGATTAGTGTTTAATCGAGAGCATAGTGTTAATTACACCGGAGGTTATTGAACTTATAATATTATCGCAGGAAGAAGAAAATAGAGAAAACTGCTAATTCCACCCACGTCATAATCGGATGCCCACTTGATCCATTTCAAATCCAGTCTGAGGTCTTTGAGCAATTATCAAACTACTTTTTTCTAACCATTAAATCAGTCAACTTTCACTATTTTTCATAAAAGTCAGCTTGATCGATCACTCAACTTCCGCTATAAGTTCAATGACCATTGGTAAATATGAAGTTATATTATTATATCCAGTTTCAATTCCAGCCCAATCCATTCATAAATTGATTACGTTGTGATCCATAATTAGCAAAACAAACAACCTATTAAGGATGAAATATCGATGTTGCAGCATTTCTCTTAATAGGGAAACCTGGACTTAATTCTCTTTATAGAAAGAACAATCATAACCTTAAAAGCCCTTATCACTAAATGATTATGATACAACAACagcgagtccggagccaaaatgacttatttttgcagtcattagcccaaaataggctgccttttttttataccacaatgggtatttgGTTGGTTATCTAACGAAATACCCGCACAACGCACTGTTCATAGCCGGAAAATTtagttgcatttcgctacacttgtagcgaaatgcaacaaatatatatatatatatttttttgcatttcgtgaattaatcaacgaaataggtttttttttttttttttttttgtatttcgtgaattaatatgaacgaaactgatttatttatttattgcatttcgtgaattataacgaaactgattttttttttttgcatttcgtgaattaatcaacgaaatatgtttttttgtatttggtgaataaaaaaacgaaataggaaattatatatattttttttttgcatttcgtgtattaaaaaacga
Coding sequences within it:
- the LOC132603877 gene encoding uncharacterized protein LOC132603877 isoform X2; the encoded protein is MTATLPVTPKLPLSSGYTRENIKTNIDEEGNKMVITCEKPVQETVKVGWTVIKKDIEIRKFTKVFKIPVGVILDKIETNFNEEASILTITMPKRVEGILGTGIQEVKEPENLPFRVDEIPKKATFHEDKGAEFSSAGSESAYRKGEASRETEMQPGFPSNIQKSHAEVEKPGAQDEVPQRETEKPKAEPKSQKIEDMGDGKLECTNLKDDKICEKANGIEEEEEDKLPERRSKICVPVIAGSAVILSLVVFGIYFMRNKKQPGKRKE
- the LOC132603877 gene encoding uncharacterized protein LOC132603877 isoform X1, translated to MDTELGSKLARLADEFTSNEFLQFGKDRAGLFFQSAETNTMFILTAHLKGYTRENIKTNIDEEGNKMVITCEKPVQETVKVGWTVIKKDIEIRKFTKVFKIPVGVILDKIETNFNEEASILTITMPKRVEGILGTGIQEVKEPENLPFRVDEIPKKATFHEDKGAEFSSAGSESAYRKGEASRETEMQPGFPSNIQKSHAEVEKPGAQDEVPQRETEKPKAEPKSQKIEDMGDGKLECTNLKDDKICEKANGIEEEEEDKLPERRSKICVPVIAGSAVILSLVVFGIYFMRNKKQPGKRKE